One Branchiostoma floridae strain S238N-H82 chromosome 1, Bfl_VNyyK, whole genome shotgun sequence genomic region harbors:
- the LOC118414581 gene encoding uncharacterized protein LOC118414581 isoform X1, which yields MAAGNLNAVNSMMASSRGSGQMTTHNSDQLLDMLRQEVMSQGSDHRPGDRNKSGVQDSLDTYRSVNVDSSSDEEQEERYPVDSPGQNHQYSQHSPHLPNQPKAYSHNRNVSSESDRYTVSTSQQTTRQQRTGPGSVQRTVRQLGNSDDEDDNEDVRDSLEEEEDSAEEENYQQRLKERLRQEQERIQSDDSLEEGEDSPSDSLDLPVLSGGGNSSEHSPLSIDTRGSDRYEDLEGGSKTPGKDPYANLRYDPNWKERGALIVSTPYVQEELKARTRMVDFEQDFFPADSLESANKNPLRLGTPHPTRDEDNSREESRGSEDSRYTLQTDSGKRSVSRGSSEDRTPVRDHKGGKQRYSSPEEDDTIEQEEIREYQRALKVGEPRVVPYSKPFPSPPQAPYAQQPSSNAYHWPPAGGEEEESGYHSKRDAEQVKQKHRPVGPVGYTSPRAVGPVVQKAATPEEFEQSSFPNDEYNTSSDVTITSGMTNQRPAVEKPPLPRPPKTEKPAPKSFIELNKEKLNKQDAKKGGSYARRYAQKKALHEQPPSPRRKKGGKSEVSEPNQEEDVEDFSNMTAEEVWQLKQERLRQAKEAKSGVRSGKKSKKNSRTDASPPSKASSASSTASKNSQASQGSMELRSISQTTTQVDAPPVRLQGAPQYSPRDAGYQSQALPPQMNQSQQGLYPDGVQTSPRAYQPMQPPMYAFPSQQAPINVNINLSFDPNEHSPKHGQAGNRVSPRVTVDTQGRQDEYQDSPDTNHHSPDRHRQDGSPLGHRQELAYNSTHGPPEEMGGYGPRSPESNRSHPQMRDRQLRKETAYTTLSDPTDKSSRAYRRERTYSKPLEEGHDFDSEPVQGSYAQIHQAERRLMQEEQQHRQRSLPGSGVRVEPYQGAYAGHQERPDHREQWAQRAGQYEDPFNSSQEYEEGPHTYAEIHGAMRNQEGAQQYGSPRGSRSKVQQHPGVQHGPHYRSQGPPPHQGPPPHHGPPPHHVPPQHHGPPQHHGPPQHHGLPQHHGPHYGPQEQPKHLGPSQHHGPHARVMQGPDHGPQQHGHHEWHVDPHQPPHPPFPPYLRNVVRRSSEGDIVDLYQQDGVRRESFSPYSKVPPIGLHEEKKAAKNTINHANKQTLKAKSNSEGYLASYAKSKALAKKKPVTYKAYTVQDYKNLKKDIRLGGLGPDLDRVQDKAMSSKVDKKRRQKEYADSLRQQHAKQKADWQKKRDEQPYYQQEEEDDLYSKREVQEMEEEDDAQKRRKRALQYAKSVPKPKPAPPPKAVTVLETQHTDTVPYHHPPPMENHTPNIMRIEREDPAQPVPSPVLSEIQKMRMRHEKDRANAEAIRRNMGSKVQGVVDS from the exons ATGGCAGCTGG CAATCTGAATGCAGTTAACTCCATGATGGCTAGCTCCAGAGGAAGTGGACAGATGACCACTCACAACAGTGACCAGCTGCTGGACATGTTACGGCAGGAGGTCATGAGTCAGGGCAGTGATCATCGTCCTGGTGACAGGAACAAGAGTGGAGTACAGGACAGTCTGGATACATACAG GTCCGTCAACGTAGACTCATCTTCAGATGAGGAACAGGAGGAACGCTACCCTGTGGACAGTCCTGGCCAAAATCACCAATACTCACAACACAGCCCCCATCTTCCTAACCAACCAAAAGCCTACAGCCACAACAGAAATGTTTCATCAGAAAGTGACCGTTATACGGTTTCTACATCGCAACAGACAACGCGACAGCAAAGAACTGGTCCCGGGTCTGTGCAGCGAACGGTTCGACAGCTTGGAAATTCCGATGATGAGGATGACAATGAGGATGTGAGAGATAGTCTAGAAGAGGAGGAGGATTCAGCAGAAGAGGAGAATTATCAACAGCGACTGAAAGAACGTCTGAGGCAAGAGCAGGAAAGAATACAATCAGATGACAGTCTAGAAGAAGGGGAGGATAGTCCCTCAGATTCGCTGGATTTACCAGTACTAAGTGGAGGGGGAAATAGTTCTGAACACTCTCCATTGTCAATAGACACGCGAGGGAGCGATCGCTATGAGGACTTAGAGGGAGGTTCCAAAACCCCCGGTAAGGATCCCTACGCAAACCTGAGATATGATCCCAACTGGAAGGAAAGGGGCGCTCTGATTGTCAGTACGCCATACGTTCAGGAGGAGTTGAAAGCCAGGACTAGAATGGTGGATTTTGAACAGGATTTCTTCCCTGCAGATTCTTTAGAATCTGCGAACAAAAACCCACTAAGGTTAGGAACACCCCATCCCACAAGGGATGAGGACAACAGCAGAGAGGAGAGTCGGGGATCAGAAGATTCACGGTACACTCTTCAAACAGACAGTGGTAAAAGGAGTGTCTCCAGAGGAAGTTCTGAAGACAGAACACCAGTGAGAGACCACAAAGGTGGAAAGCAGCGTTACTCTAGTCCTGAGGAGGATGACACAATTGAGCAAGAGGAGATAAGGGAGTACCAGAGGGCTCTAAAAGTAGGAGAGCCGAGAGTTGTTCCCTACAGCAAGCCCTTCCCTTCTCCACCTCAAGCGCCTTATGCTCAACAGCCAAGTTCAAATGCCTACCATTGGCCACCAGCTGGGGGAGAGGAAGAGGAGTCAGGGTATCACAGCAAGAGAGATGCTGAACAAGTCAAGCAAAAGCACAGACCTGTTGGGCCTGTGGGTTATACAAGCCCACGTGCTGTTGGTCCCGTTGTTCAGAAAGCAGCGACGCCCGAAGAATTTGAACAGTCGAGTTTTCCGAACGATGAGTACAACACTTCCTCAGACGTGACCATCACAAGTGGCATGACAAACCAAAGACCTGCCGTGGAGAAACCACCCCTTCCCAGGCCGCCAAAGACTGAGAAACCGGCACCAAAATCCTTCATAGAACTGAACAAAGAAAAGCTGAACAAGCAGGATGCAAAGAAAGGAGGGTCATACGCCAGACGGTATGCGCAGAAGAAAGCCCTACATGAACAGCCTCCCTCTCCTAGAAGGAAGAAGGGTGGAAAGAGTGAAGTTTCAGAACCCAATCAAGAAGAAGATGTGGAAGATTTTTCCAACATGACAGCAGAAGAGGTGTGGCAGCTTAAGCAAGAGAGGCTGAGACAAGCCAAGGAGGCAAAAAGTGGTGTTAGGAGCGGTAAGAAATCCAAGAAGAATAGCAGGACTGATGCCTCACCGCCAAGCAAAGCATCAAGCGCCAGCTCAACTGCATCTAAGAACTCACAGGCAAGTCAAGGAAGTATGGAGCTAAGGTCCATCTCACAGACCACCACTCAGGTGGACGCTCCACCTGTCAGGTTGCAAGGTGCACCACAATACTCCCCTCGTGATGCAGGCTACCAATCACAGGCTCTGCCTCCACAGATGAACCAATCACAGCAGGGCTTGTATCCTGATGGTGTTCAGACATCTCCTCGGGCATATCAACCTATGCAGCCACCAATGTATGCCTTTCCAAGCCAACAGGCACCCATTAATGTGAACATCAATCTTAGCTTTGACCCCAATGAGCACAGTCCGAAACACGGACAGGCAGGGAACAGAGTTAGCCCCAGAGTTACTGTAGATACACAAGGGAGGCAGGATGAGTATCAGGACTCTCCTGACACAAATCATCATTCTCCAGATAGACACAGACAAGATGGGTCACCACTGGGACATAGACAGGAGTTAGCCTACAACAGCACACACGGGCCACCAGAAGAGATGGGAGGATATGGCCCCAGGTCTCCCGAGTCCAACAGGTCTCACCCTCAAATGAGGGACAGACAACTCAGAAAGGAGACAGCGTACACGACTCTGTCCGACCCTACTGACAAGTCTAGCCGGGCCTATAGAAGGGAGCGGACATATTCTAAACCCCTTGAAGAGGGTCATGACTTTGACTCGGAGCCTGTGCAGGGGTCGTATGCACAGATTCACCAAGCCGAAAGGAGGCTGATGCAAGAGGAACAGCAGCACAGACAGAGGTCTCTGCCTGGTAGCGGTGTAAGGGTCGAGCCGTATCAGGGTGCATATGCCGGCCACCAGGAAAGGCCTGACCACAGGGAGCAATGGGCACAGAGGGCAGGTCAGTATGAGGATCCTTTTAACAGTTCTCAAGAATACGAGGAAGGTCCGCACACGTATGCTGAGATTCATGGAGCAATGAGGAACCAGGAGGGAGCCCAACAATATGGTAGTCCTCGAGGGTCGCGTAGTAAGGTGCAGCAACATCCTGGTGTTCAACATGGGCCACACTACAGGTCACAAGGGCCACCTCCACATCAAGGGCCACCTCCACATCATGGGCCACCTCCACATCATGTGCCACCACAACATCACGGGCCACCACAACATCACGGGCCACCACAACATCACGGGCTACCACAACATCATGGGCCACATTATGGGCCACAGGAGCAACCTAAACATCTTGGCCCATCACAACATCATGGGCCACATGCCAGAGTAATGCAAGGGCCTGACCATGGCCCCCAACAACATGGACACCATGAATGGCATGTAGACCCCCACCAACCCCCTCACCCTCCCTTTCCCCCCTACCTGCGCAACGTTGTTAGACGTTCCAGCGAGGGAGACATCGTGGACCTCTACCAGCAGGATGGCGTGAGACGAGAGTCCTTCAGCCCGTATAGCAAGGTCCCACCAATAGGCCTTCATGAAGAGAAGAAAGCTGCCAAGAACACCATCAaccatgcaaacaaacaaactctgaAGGCCAAGAGCAACTCAGAAGGTTATCTGGCTTCCTATGCCAAAAGTAAGGCCTTGGCAAAGAAGAAGCCAGTGACGTACAAGGCTTACACTGTTCAAGATTACAAGAACCTGAAGAAAGACATCAGACTAGGAGGGCTGGGGCCAGACCTGGACAGAGTTCAAGACAAG GCTATGTCTTCCAAGGTTGACAAGAAGCGCCGACAGAAGGAATATGCCGACTCCCTGAGACAACAACATGCCAAACAGAAGGCAGACTGGCAGAAGAAGAGAGATGAGCAGCCTTACTACcaacaggaggaggaggatgaccTCTACTCAAAGAGAGAAGTC CAGGAGatggaagaagaagatgatgcccaaaaaaggagaaagaga GCCTTGCAGTATGCCAAGAGTGTGCCAAAGCCCAAGCCTGCACCTCCACCCAAGGCCGTGACTGTCCTGGAAACCCAACATACAGACACCGTCCCCTACCATCATCCACCACCGATGGAGAACCACACACCAAACATAATGAGGATAGAACGGGAAGACCCTGCACAGCCTGTGCCGAGCCCTGTACTGTCGGAGATCCAGAAGATGAGGATGAGACACGAAAAGGACAGAGCAAATGCGGAGGCCATCCGCCGGAACATGGGCTCCAAAGTACAGGGGGTTGTAGACTCTTAG
- the LOC118414581 gene encoding uncharacterized protein LOC118414581 isoform X5: MMASSRGSGQMTTHNSDQLLDMLRQEVMSQGSDHRPGDRNKSGVQDSLDTYRSVNVDSSSDEEQEERYPVDSPGQNHQYSQHSPHLPNQPKAYSHNRNVSSESDRYTVSTSQQTTRQQRTGPGSVQRTVRQLGNSDDEDDNEDVRDSLEEEEDSAEEENYQQRLKERLRQEQERIQSDDSLEEGEDSPSDSLDLPVLSGGGNSSEHSPLSIDTRGSDRYEDLEGGSKTPGKDPYANLRYDPNWKERGALIVSTPYVQEELKARTRMVDFEQDFFPADSLESANKNPLRLGTPHPTRDEDNSREESRGSEDSRYTLQTDSGKRSVSRGSSEDRTPVRDHKGGKQRYSSPEEDDTIEQEEIREYQRALKVGEPRVVPYSKPFPSPPQAPYAQQPSSNAYHWPPAGGEEEESGYHSKRDAEQVKQKHRPVGPVGYTSPRAVGPVVQKAATPEEFEQSSFPNDEYNTSSDVTITSGMTNQRPAVEKPPLPRPPKTEKPAPKSFIELNKEKLNKQDAKKGGSYARRYAQKKALHEQPPSPRRKKGGKSEVSEPNQEEDVEDFSNMTAEEVWQLKQERLRQAKEAKSGVRSGKKSKKNSRTDASPPSKASSASSTASKNSQASQGSMELRSISQTTTQVDAPPVRLQGAPQYSPRDAGYQSQALPPQMNQSQQGLYPDGVQTSPRAYQPMQPPMYAFPSQQAPINVNINLSFDPNEHSPKHGQAGNRVSPRVTVDTQGRQDEYQDSPDTNHHSPDRHRQDGSPLGHRQELAYNSTHGPPEEMGGYGPRSPESNRSHPQMRDRQLRKETAYTTLSDPTDKSSRAYRRERTYSKPLEEGHDFDSEPVQGSYAQIHQAERRLMQEEQQHRQRSLPGSGVRVEPYQGAYAGHQERPDHREQWAQRAGQYEDPFNSSQEYEEGPHTYAEIHGAMRNQEGAQQYGSPRGSRSKVQQHPGVQHGPHYRSQGPPPHQGPPPHHGPPPHHVPPQHHGPPQHHGPPQHHGLPQHHGPHYGPQEQPKHLGPSQHHGPHARVMQGPDHGPQQHGHHEWHVDPHQPPHPPFPPYLRNVVRRSSEGDIVDLYQQDGVRRESFSPYSKVPPIGLHEEKKAAKNTINHANKQTLKAKSNSEGYLASYAKSKALAKKKPVTYKAYTVQDYKNLKKDIRLGGLGPDLDRVQDKAMSSKVDKKRRQKEYADSLRQQHAKQKADWQKKRDEQPYYQQEEEDDLYSKREVQEMEEEDDAQKRRKRALQYAKSVPKPKPAPPPKAVTVLETQHTDTVPYHHPPPMENHTPNIMRIEREDPAQPVPSPVLSEIQKMRMRHEKDRANAEAIRRNMGSKVQGVVDS, translated from the exons ATGATGGCTAGCTCCAGAGGAAGTGGACAGATGACCACTCACAACAGTGACCAGCTGCTGGACATGTTACGGCAGGAGGTCATGAGTCAGGGCAGTGATCATCGTCCTGGTGACAGGAACAAGAGTGGAGTACAGGACAGTCTGGATACATACAG GTCCGTCAACGTAGACTCATCTTCAGATGAGGAACAGGAGGAACGCTACCCTGTGGACAGTCCTGGCCAAAATCACCAATACTCACAACACAGCCCCCATCTTCCTAACCAACCAAAAGCCTACAGCCACAACAGAAATGTTTCATCAGAAAGTGACCGTTATACGGTTTCTACATCGCAACAGACAACGCGACAGCAAAGAACTGGTCCCGGGTCTGTGCAGCGAACGGTTCGACAGCTTGGAAATTCCGATGATGAGGATGACAATGAGGATGTGAGAGATAGTCTAGAAGAGGAGGAGGATTCAGCAGAAGAGGAGAATTATCAACAGCGACTGAAAGAACGTCTGAGGCAAGAGCAGGAAAGAATACAATCAGATGACAGTCTAGAAGAAGGGGAGGATAGTCCCTCAGATTCGCTGGATTTACCAGTACTAAGTGGAGGGGGAAATAGTTCTGAACACTCTCCATTGTCAATAGACACGCGAGGGAGCGATCGCTATGAGGACTTAGAGGGAGGTTCCAAAACCCCCGGTAAGGATCCCTACGCAAACCTGAGATATGATCCCAACTGGAAGGAAAGGGGCGCTCTGATTGTCAGTACGCCATACGTTCAGGAGGAGTTGAAAGCCAGGACTAGAATGGTGGATTTTGAACAGGATTTCTTCCCTGCAGATTCTTTAGAATCTGCGAACAAAAACCCACTAAGGTTAGGAACACCCCATCCCACAAGGGATGAGGACAACAGCAGAGAGGAGAGTCGGGGATCAGAAGATTCACGGTACACTCTTCAAACAGACAGTGGTAAAAGGAGTGTCTCCAGAGGAAGTTCTGAAGACAGAACACCAGTGAGAGACCACAAAGGTGGAAAGCAGCGTTACTCTAGTCCTGAGGAGGATGACACAATTGAGCAAGAGGAGATAAGGGAGTACCAGAGGGCTCTAAAAGTAGGAGAGCCGAGAGTTGTTCCCTACAGCAAGCCCTTCCCTTCTCCACCTCAAGCGCCTTATGCTCAACAGCCAAGTTCAAATGCCTACCATTGGCCACCAGCTGGGGGAGAGGAAGAGGAGTCAGGGTATCACAGCAAGAGAGATGCTGAACAAGTCAAGCAAAAGCACAGACCTGTTGGGCCTGTGGGTTATACAAGCCCACGTGCTGTTGGTCCCGTTGTTCAGAAAGCAGCGACGCCCGAAGAATTTGAACAGTCGAGTTTTCCGAACGATGAGTACAACACTTCCTCAGACGTGACCATCACAAGTGGCATGACAAACCAAAGACCTGCCGTGGAGAAACCACCCCTTCCCAGGCCGCCAAAGACTGAGAAACCGGCACCAAAATCCTTCATAGAACTGAACAAAGAAAAGCTGAACAAGCAGGATGCAAAGAAAGGAGGGTCATACGCCAGACGGTATGCGCAGAAGAAAGCCCTACATGAACAGCCTCCCTCTCCTAGAAGGAAGAAGGGTGGAAAGAGTGAAGTTTCAGAACCCAATCAAGAAGAAGATGTGGAAGATTTTTCCAACATGACAGCAGAAGAGGTGTGGCAGCTTAAGCAAGAGAGGCTGAGACAAGCCAAGGAGGCAAAAAGTGGTGTTAGGAGCGGTAAGAAATCCAAGAAGAATAGCAGGACTGATGCCTCACCGCCAAGCAAAGCATCAAGCGCCAGCTCAACTGCATCTAAGAACTCACAGGCAAGTCAAGGAAGTATGGAGCTAAGGTCCATCTCACAGACCACCACTCAGGTGGACGCTCCACCTGTCAGGTTGCAAGGTGCACCACAATACTCCCCTCGTGATGCAGGCTACCAATCACAGGCTCTGCCTCCACAGATGAACCAATCACAGCAGGGCTTGTATCCTGATGGTGTTCAGACATCTCCTCGGGCATATCAACCTATGCAGCCACCAATGTATGCCTTTCCAAGCCAACAGGCACCCATTAATGTGAACATCAATCTTAGCTTTGACCCCAATGAGCACAGTCCGAAACACGGACAGGCAGGGAACAGAGTTAGCCCCAGAGTTACTGTAGATACACAAGGGAGGCAGGATGAGTATCAGGACTCTCCTGACACAAATCATCATTCTCCAGATAGACACAGACAAGATGGGTCACCACTGGGACATAGACAGGAGTTAGCCTACAACAGCACACACGGGCCACCAGAAGAGATGGGAGGATATGGCCCCAGGTCTCCCGAGTCCAACAGGTCTCACCCTCAAATGAGGGACAGACAACTCAGAAAGGAGACAGCGTACACGACTCTGTCCGACCCTACTGACAAGTCTAGCCGGGCCTATAGAAGGGAGCGGACATATTCTAAACCCCTTGAAGAGGGTCATGACTTTGACTCGGAGCCTGTGCAGGGGTCGTATGCACAGATTCACCAAGCCGAAAGGAGGCTGATGCAAGAGGAACAGCAGCACAGACAGAGGTCTCTGCCTGGTAGCGGTGTAAGGGTCGAGCCGTATCAGGGTGCATATGCCGGCCACCAGGAAAGGCCTGACCACAGGGAGCAATGGGCACAGAGGGCAGGTCAGTATGAGGATCCTTTTAACAGTTCTCAAGAATACGAGGAAGGTCCGCACACGTATGCTGAGATTCATGGAGCAATGAGGAACCAGGAGGGAGCCCAACAATATGGTAGTCCTCGAGGGTCGCGTAGTAAGGTGCAGCAACATCCTGGTGTTCAACATGGGCCACACTACAGGTCACAAGGGCCACCTCCACATCAAGGGCCACCTCCACATCATGGGCCACCTCCACATCATGTGCCACCACAACATCACGGGCCACCACAACATCACGGGCCACCACAACATCACGGGCTACCACAACATCATGGGCCACATTATGGGCCACAGGAGCAACCTAAACATCTTGGCCCATCACAACATCATGGGCCACATGCCAGAGTAATGCAAGGGCCTGACCATGGCCCCCAACAACATGGACACCATGAATGGCATGTAGACCCCCACCAACCCCCTCACCCTCCCTTTCCCCCCTACCTGCGCAACGTTGTTAGACGTTCCAGCGAGGGAGACATCGTGGACCTCTACCAGCAGGATGGCGTGAGACGAGAGTCCTTCAGCCCGTATAGCAAGGTCCCACCAATAGGCCTTCATGAAGAGAAGAAAGCTGCCAAGAACACCATCAaccatgcaaacaaacaaactctgaAGGCCAAGAGCAACTCAGAAGGTTATCTGGCTTCCTATGCCAAAAGTAAGGCCTTGGCAAAGAAGAAGCCAGTGACGTACAAGGCTTACACTGTTCAAGATTACAAGAACCTGAAGAAAGACATCAGACTAGGAGGGCTGGGGCCAGACCTGGACAGAGTTCAAGACAAG GCTATGTCTTCCAAGGTTGACAAGAAGCGCCGACAGAAGGAATATGCCGACTCCCTGAGACAACAACATGCCAAACAGAAGGCAGACTGGCAGAAGAAGAGAGATGAGCAGCCTTACTACcaacaggaggaggaggatgaccTCTACTCAAAGAGAGAAGTC CAGGAGatggaagaagaagatgatgcccaaaaaaggagaaagaga GCCTTGCAGTATGCCAAGAGTGTGCCAAAGCCCAAGCCTGCACCTCCACCCAAGGCCGTGACTGTCCTGGAAACCCAACATACAGACACCGTCCCCTACCATCATCCACCACCGATGGAGAACCACACACCAAACATAATGAGGATAGAACGGGAAGACCCTGCACAGCCTGTGCCGAGCCCTGTACTGTCGGAGATCCAGAAGATGAGGATGAGACACGAAAAGGACAGAGCAAATGCGGAGGCCATCCGCCGGAACATGGGCTCCAAAGTACAGGGGGTTGTAGACTCTTAG